A genomic region of uncultured Acidilobus sp. JCHS contains the following coding sequences:
- a CDS encoding Amino acid transporter, with protein sequence MGSSPGGERSGYRRELGLWHLVWLAVGAILGPAVAFVPVAVLASGGPLGLVAWLIGFAALIPTALVFAELGTMWPRAGGVAYYPAKSHGSVVGLLNGWGAFLGYTLIVPASTAAVVETLAYYYPSLYNGVTLTWVGIALAIVIAVAAFAVDALRVIVLGNLNTALTIFKIAAVVAASAALLLFFRPSNFTSYGGVAPMGAKGLFAATTATIFAYLGFRQPVDYAEEARRPERDIPLAMTFSLVFALVIYVLQSLSFLGVVDRWSSFNITAGNWTALANLAYPFPAAASAVGLPAMADVFVAGALVAAATDALIYMGGAARVGNALARLDNYFPEFFARLSRHGIPFNSLLVVLAVGLAYLLLLPSFYSVMNVFTDAVLISYAPAAASLAVFRATHPVERRPFRLPAYRALAPIAFAASSLLICWSGLQAVEVTVLSTLASLLLLPYVARRGLLSRKDLRAGAWMIAWLLLTLLLSYLGGFGVGIIPSPYDTLLYLAVSLAVFYWAVRSGLEYNGLRP encoded by the coding sequence GTGGGCTCGAGCCCTGGCGGGGAGAGGTCGGGCTACAGGAGGGAGCTCGGCCTCTGGCACCTAGTATGGCTCGCGGTGGGCGCCATACTGGGGCCCGCGGTAGCCTTCGTGCCTGTTGCCGTCCTTGCAAGCGGCGGGCCCCTCGGGCTCGTGGCTTGGCTTATCGGCTTCGCCGCCCTGATCCCAACCGCCCTGGTCTTCGCGGAGCTGGGCACGATGTGGCCTAGGGCTGGCGGAGTCGCGTACTACCCCGCCAAGAGCCACGGAAGCGTCGTGGGCCTTCTGAACGGCTGGGGCGCCTTCCTGGGCTACACGCTCATAGTGCCGGCCTCGACGGCTGCGGTGGTCGAGACGCTGGCCTACTACTACCCGTCCCTCTACAACGGCGTGACGCTGACCTGGGTTGGCATAGCCCTGGCCATAGTTATAGCGGTTGCAGCCTTCGCAGTAGACGCGCTGAGGGTCATAGTCCTGGGCAACCTGAACACCGCCCTGACGATATTTAAGATAGCCGCGGTGGTCGCGGCCTCGGCTGCCCTCCTGCTCTTCTTCAGGCCCTCCAACTTCACCTCCTACGGAGGCGTTGCGCCGATGGGGGCCAAGGGGCTCTTCGCCGCCACAACGGCCACAATATTCGCGTACCTGGGCTTCAGGCAGCCCGTCGACTACGCCGAGGAGGCCAGGAGGCCTGAGAGGGACATACCTCTGGCCATGACCTTCTCGCTCGTGTTCGCGCTGGTGATATACGTGCTTCAGTCCCTCTCGTTCCTTGGAGTTGTGGACAGGTGGTCCTCCTTTAACATAACGGCTGGGAACTGGACCGCCCTAGCAAACCTGGCCTACCCCTTCCCAGCCGCCGCCTCGGCCGTGGGCCTCCCGGCCATGGCTGACGTCTTTGTGGCAGGGGCCCTGGTGGCCGCGGCAACCGACGCCCTGATATACATGGGAGGGGCCGCTAGGGTCGGCAACGCCCTTGCCAGGCTCGACAACTACTTCCCCGAGTTCTTCGCCAGGCTGAGCCGCCACGGGATACCGTTCAACTCGCTGCTCGTGGTCCTGGCGGTGGGCTTAGCCTACCTGCTCCTGCTTCCGTCATTCTACTCGGTCATGAACGTCTTCACTGACGCCGTCCTCATATCCTACGCCCCGGCCGCCGCCTCGTTGGCCGTCTTCAGGGCCACCCACCCGGTCGAGCGGAGGCCCTTCAGGCTCCCCGCCTACAGGGCCCTCGCCCCGATAGCCTTCGCGGCATCCTCGCTGCTGATATGCTGGTCAGGGCTCCAGGCCGTCGAGGTCACTGTTCTATCGACCCTCGCGTCGCTTCTGCTCCTCCCCTACGTGGCCAGGAGAGGGCTCCTAAGCCGGAAGGACCTGAGGGCGGGCGCCTGGATGATAGCCTGGCTCCTGCTGACCCTCCTCCTCTCGTACCTGGGCGGCTTCGGGGTCGGCATAATACCGTCGCCCTACGACACCCTGCTCTACCTAGCGGTCTCGCTGGCAGTGTTCTACTGGGCCGTGAGGAGCGGCCTTGAGTACAACGGCCTGAGGCCTTAG
- a CDS encoding sugar fermentation stimulation protein — translation MAMTRLPDLLGYGLRPGEAVLEVPGPLQEAEVVRRPNRFAVELRGGLVCHLHDPGRLPELIYPGNRVLVRPTRGARTSCSVTAAWGGEGAGWVLTDSRFHSDIAARFLPPEAEREVRVGGSRLDFRVDDVYVEVKGCTLAKGGVALFPDAPTERGRRHIMELARLASEGHGAMIMVLVMRRDASCFSPNWETDPGFSEALLEALDRGVALRALRFSFDPPRLTYLGDIPLCPEVGRAVKRASE, via the coding sequence GTGGCCATGACGAGGCTCCCTGACCTCCTGGGCTACGGGCTGAGGCCCGGCGAGGCGGTCCTTGAGGTCCCCGGTCCCCTTCAGGAGGCCGAGGTAGTCAGGAGGCCTAACAGGTTCGCCGTTGAGCTGAGGGGAGGGCTGGTATGCCACCTTCACGACCCAGGCAGGCTGCCCGAGCTGATATATCCTGGCAACAGGGTCCTCGTTAGGCCCACGAGGGGGGCCAGGACTTCCTGCTCCGTCACTGCTGCCTGGGGAGGCGAGGGGGCGGGCTGGGTCCTCACGGACAGCAGGTTCCACTCCGACATAGCGGCCAGGTTCCTCCCGCCTGAGGCCGAGAGGGAGGTCAGGGTTGGGGGCAGCAGGCTTGACTTCAGGGTTGACGACGTCTACGTCGAGGTCAAGGGCTGCACCCTCGCCAAGGGAGGCGTCGCCCTGTTCCCCGACGCGCCGACCGAGAGGGGGAGGAGGCACATAATGGAGCTGGCCAGGCTGGCCTCGGAGGGCCACGGGGCCATGATCATGGTCCTCGTAATGAGGAGGGACGCCTCATGCTTCTCGCCCAACTGGGAGACCGACCCCGGGTTCTCAGAGGCCCTCCTGGAGGCCCTGGACAGGGGAGTGGCGCTGAGGGCCCTCAGGTTCTCCTTTGACCCACCTCGCCTGACCTACCTTGGGGACATACCGCTTTGCCCTGAGGTGGGCAGAGCCGTGAAGAGGGCGTCAGAGTGA
- a CDS encoding Glycosyltransferases involved in cell wall biogenesis has product MSWARLARAARRALGRRLTWWLSDVGAALAVGLGIVNARAEGREPGISAMVITYNDPDWLDLALRGASRIADEVVVIDSSDDPEALSVLEDAKSGLGVIVYRQYPPRGYAEARQEGLRRTTRRFVLVWDSDFVPYPEAAGLIRGFAEAHSGRAYYMVYWPYLNLCGDTWHRCRADRLHVEHWMFTYSRRLRYLWDGRNEYLLAPPHYFRVMLSEEPLGVHLSGVRRPDRKAFKALAARVGFYAIAASRGYDEALRAVSEEARRLYGTDDLWEVGVRMIREEVRSRPCASGLRVPEEVRERARRLGIPEEPC; this is encoded by the coding sequence TTGAGCTGGGCCAGGCTAGCCAGGGCTGCCAGGAGGGCGCTCGGCAGGAGGCTGACGTGGTGGCTCTCGGACGTAGGGGCGGCCCTGGCAGTGGGCCTCGGCATAGTAAACGCAAGGGCCGAGGGCAGGGAGCCAGGCATATCGGCCATGGTCATAACCTACAACGACCCCGACTGGCTTGACCTGGCCCTGAGGGGCGCCTCGCGGATAGCGGATGAAGTGGTGGTCATAGACTCGTCTGACGACCCTGAGGCCCTCTCGGTACTTGAGGACGCCAAGTCAGGGCTTGGCGTTATCGTGTACAGGCAGTACCCGCCCAGGGGCTACGCTGAGGCCAGGCAGGAGGGGCTGAGGAGGACAACGAGGAGGTTCGTCCTGGTCTGGGACTCTGACTTCGTCCCCTACCCCGAGGCCGCCGGCCTGATAAGGGGCTTCGCCGAGGCCCACTCGGGCAGGGCCTACTACATGGTCTACTGGCCCTACCTCAACCTCTGCGGTGATACTTGGCACAGGTGCAGGGCGGACAGGCTTCACGTGGAGCACTGGATGTTCACGTACTCCAGGAGGCTCAGGTACCTCTGGGACGGCCGCAACGAGTACCTGCTGGCCCCTCCCCACTACTTCAGGGTCATGTTGTCAGAGGAGCCGCTTGGCGTCCACCTTAGCGGCGTCAGGAGGCCTGACAGGAAGGCCTTCAAGGCCCTCGCTGCCAGGGTGGGCTTCTACGCGATAGCAGCCTCGAGGGGCTACGATGAGGCCCTGAGGGCGGTGAGTGAGGAGGCCAGGAGGCTCTACGGGACTGACGACCTGTGGGAGGTGGGGGTGAGGATGATAAGGGAGGAGGTGAGGTCAAGGCCCTGCGCCTCAGGCCTCAGGGTCCCCGAGGAGGTCAGGGAGAGGGCCAGGAGGCTCGGGATACCCGAGGAGCCCTGCTAG